The DNA region GTGGCAGACGCAATTACAATCTGACCAAGGAAAAGAAAACGCACCCTGAGCGCATGGAAGTCAGAAAGCACTGCCCTTTCTGTAACGTGCACACCTCTCACAAAGAGACGCGTTAGCACCCATAGTCTCAGGACAAGCACGCAGGCCAGTAGCTCTAACGGTAGAGCGCCGGTCTCCAAAACCGGATGTTGGGGGTTCGAATCCCTCCTGGCCTGCCAGTAATTTTGAAATCAAACCGAAGATCGGGATTTCAAATGACGAATCAGGCGGAAAAGA from bacterium includes:
- the rpmG gene encoding 50S ribosomal protein L33, which produces MRVKITLACQTCGRRNYNLTKEKKTHPERMEVRKHCPFCNVHTSHKETR